CGGGGTGTGGATCTTGCCGTTCATGATCAGGAACAGGTTTTCACCGGCGCCTTCTGACAGACGACCATCGGTGCCCAAACCAATACCCTCAGCATAGCCACGGCCGCGCGCTTCCTTGCCGATCAGGTAGGACGACAGGTAGTTGCCGCCCATCTTGGCCGCAGTCGGGATGGTGTTCGGCGCGGCGCGCTGCCACGACGAGATGCAGACATCGACACCCTTTTGCAGGCCCTCTTCACCGAGATAGGCGCCCCACGGGAAGGCGGCGACGGCGAAATCGACCTTGATGTTGTCGCCCTTCGGCGTGACACCGAGGCCGTTTTCACCGAGGAAGGCGACCGGACGCCAGTAGGCGCTTTTCAGGCCGTTGGCGGTCAGCGTGTCCTTACAGGCGGCGATCATCTGATCGAGCGTGTAGGGAATCTTGATGCCGTAGATGCGGGCGGAATCTTCCAGGCGGACCAGGTGGTCGCGCAGGCGGAAACCGACGGAACCGTTCGGCGTGTCATAGGCACGGATGCCTTCGAAGACGGAGGTGCCATAGTGCAGGGCGTGGGTCAGGACGTGGACCTTGGCGTCTTCCCAGGCAACCATTTGACCGTTCAGCCAGATTTTGTCAGCGAGTTTTGTCATGTTCAGCAATCTTGATATGTTCGTATTGGGGAGTTCTGTACGCCTTTTCACAGGCGCCAAAAAGAGGGGTTTTGCCTAAAACAACCCAAATACTTGGCCGGGGCCGCGACCACGGCCCCGATGTCCCACATCCTCAATCCTTATTGTCTTCGCCTGAATGCTCATGCACTGACCTTGCTCTTTGCTGCCGGCGCCGAAGCACCCCGCGGATCACCGGCCAGACGCCTGATGCCGTAAAGGCGATCGATCTGCAGGCCCAGTATATCCGTGTTGCGGGAGGGATCACGCGGACGCACTGTCAGCGACAGGCCGCGCTTGTCCTCGCCGAGATCGTAGAGTTCAGCCCCATCGATGTTGAACCCCCGTCGCTCGACGAGGCCCAGAATTCGCAGGAGGCTGCCTTCGAGGCGATCCAGCTCAATATGAATCAAGTGGCTCATCCCAACGCTCCTCCATCATTTCCGCATTCGAGGCGCCTGGGGGAACCAGGGGCCAGACGTTTTCGCGCGGATCAATTAACACATGCAACAGGGTCGGACCCTCGGCGGCCAGCAGCTTGTCCAGCGCCCCCTCGACCTCATGGCGATGGGTGATGCGGAAGGCGGACAGGCCAAAGGCGCGGGCGACCTCGACGAAGTCGGGATTATCCGACAGATCGATTTCACTGTAGTTTTCCTGGTAGAACAGTTCCTGCCACTGGCGCACCAGGCCAAGCGAGGAATTGTCCAGAAGAACGATCTTCAGGGGGATGTTGTAGCGATTGAGCGTCGCCATCTCCTGAATGTTCATCATGAAAGAGCCGTCGCCGGAAATAGTGACGACGTGATGGTCAGGCCGGGCCAGCTTGGCGCCGACACCGGCCGGCAAGCCATAGCCCATGGCGCCGGAACCGCCCGAGGTCAGGTGGCCGCGGTTGTGGGCGAATTCGCAGTGCTGTGCCACCCACATCTGGTGCTGACCAACGTCACAGGCGGCGACGAACTTATCACCGGCCTTTTCCGAAAGCGATTTCAGCAGGCCCGGCGCATAGATGCCCTTGCCCGGTGCATTGTACTTGAAGCGGTATTCCCACTTGTCGGCCTTGCACTTCTCGACCCACTTCTGGATACCCTGAACCTTGGGATTCAGGTTTTCGATAGTGGTCTTCAGGTTGCCGACAATGGCAACGTCGGCCTTGCGCAGCTTGTTGATCTCGGCCGGATCGATGTCGGCATGGATGATCTTCGCATTGGGTGCGAAGGCGTTCAGCTTGCCGGTGGCGCGGTCATCGAAACGCGCGCCGAGCACGATCAGCAGGTCCGAATCCTGGACAGCGATATTGGCGGCGCGGGTGCCGTGCATCCCCAGCATACCGAGGAACAGGTCGTCGGTGGTCGGGATCGTGCCCAGGCCTTTCAGGGTCGAAACCGCCGGGATGCCGGTGCGGGCGACCAGGGCGCGCAGTTCGGCCGAAGCATGGGCCATTTCAACCCCACCGCCGATATAGAACAGCGGGTGCCTGGCCTGCTCGATCAGCTTGTCCGCGGCCTTGATGGCGGCGGCGTCCGGTTCGGGCGCGGTCCATTCCGGGAAGGTAGCGGCGCCGGAAACGGCGACGAAGCTGGAGGCGACGTCCTTGGGGATATCGACCAGAACCGGGCCCGGACGGCCTTCGGCGGCGATGGCGAAGGCTTCGGACAGAATGGCCGGGATATCGGCGGCGTTGCGCACCAGCCAGGAATGCTTCACGATCGGCAGGGTCAGGCCAAGGATATCGACTTCACTGGAAGCCGTCGGTGCCCATCAGGTGCGTGGCGACCTGGCCGGTGATGCAGACCAGCGGAACACTGTCCATATAGGCATTGGCGATGCCGGTGATCAGGTTGGTGGCGCCGGGGCCGGAGGTGGCCATGCAGACGCCGGTCTTGCCCGTGGCGCGCGCATAGGCGTCTGCGGCAAACGCCGCGCCCTGCTCATGGCGCACCAGGATATGCTGCAAACCAGAACCGGCCAAAGCATCATAGATGGGCATGATGGCGCCGCCCGGATAACCGAACACGGTCTCGACCCCCAGCGCCTTCAGCGTGGAGATGACCAGTTGTGCGCCTGTCGGTTGGTTGCTCATCGGTAAAAACTCGGAAAATCTTGAAAGGGTGCGGCGGACCCGCCTAGGTCCGCCGCCGCCACTGGATTGAACCCGTCCAATCCAGGGTAACGTTTATCGATGCTTATGCGTCGACATTGGCCTTGTTCTGCAGCCAGCTCATGCGGCCGCGCAGATCCTTGCCGACCTTTTCGATCGGGTGGTTCAGGTCGGTGTTCATCAGCGAGTTGTAGCGCGGACGGCCGGCCTGGTTTTCCAGGATCCATTCACGGGCGAAGGTGGCGTCCTGAATGTCCTTCAGAACTTCGCGCATACGCTCGCGGGTTTCGGAATTGATGATGCGCGGGCCGGAGACCAGGTCGCCGTACTTGCAGGTTTCCGAAACGAAGGAGTGCATCTTGGCGAAGCCGCCTTCATACAGCAGGTCGACGATCAGCTTCAGCTCGTGCAGAACTTCGAAATAGGCGATTTCCGGACGGTAGCCGGCCTCAACCAGGGTTTCGAAGCCCATCAGGACCAGCTCGGTGGTGCCGCCGCACAAAACGGCCTGTTCGCCGAACAGGTCGGTTTCGGTTTCTTCGCGGAAGGTCGTCTCGATGACGCCGCCGACGGTGCCGCCGATGCCGCGGGCATAGCCCAGGGCCTTGCGGGCGGCCGTGCCGGTGACATCGCGGTCAACGGCGAACAGCGACGGCACGCCGCGGCCGCGCTGGTATTCGCGGCGGACGAGATCGCCGGGGCCCTTCGGGGCAACCAGGATGACATCCATGTCGGCGCGCGGCACGACGCGGCCATAGAGGACCGAGAAGCCGTGGGCGAACAGCAGGGCCGCGCCCTTGGGGGCGAAGGGCTCGATGATGTCCTTGTAGATATCGGCGTGCGACATGTCCGGGGTCAGGATGGCGATGATGGTGGCGTCGGCAATCGCGTCCTTGATTTCGGCGGTCTGCAGGCCATCATGGGTGGCCTTTTCGTAGCCGGAACCGCCCTTGCGGACGCCGACGATGACGTCGGCGCCGGAATCGCGGAGGTTCTGGGCATGGGCGCGGCCCTGGCTGCCGTAACCGATGATGGCGATGCGTTCGCCCTTCAGGCTGTCCGGCGAAACGTCGTCATTGGTGTAGATCTTCACAGTCGTCTCCAAGGTATGGGTATTGAGGATTAAAAGGAACCGTCGCGGGTGACCGAGGTCACCATGCGGGCATATTTTTCCAGGGCGCCGGCGCCGAAGGTCTTTTGACCCGGCTTTTGCATCCTGGCGGCACGGCGCATGTCGATATCGGCGAGGATATCGATGCGGCGCGCCGCGATGTCGATGTGGATGATGTCGTCGTCATTGACATAGGCGATGGGCCCGCGCGCCGAGGCGGACGGTGCGACCTGGCCGATGATGGCGCCCGAACAGGCGCCGATATGGCCGTCCGTGATGAGGGTGACGCGCTCGATGCCGGTGCCTTCCAGGGCGGCACTGATGTCGCCGAGATCGTCGGCGCGATAGGCCCTGTCGCCTTCGTGACGGATGATGACGATGTCGCAATCGTGTATGCGGCCGGCATGAACCGCGGCCAGGGCGTCGCCGGCGGATTCAAAGACGCGGGCGCGGCCGTCATAGGCTTCGGTCGTGAAACCATCGAGGCGGATGACGCAGCCGGCAGGGGCCAGCGAACCATGAAGAATGGCGAATTCCCCCATTTTCGTGGCTTGCGAGGCGCGTACCACAGCAGCCGAACCGTTAAAACGGGTGGCGCTCTGCGTGTTGATCTGGCTCTGCATGGTCACGATAAAATCTCTTCTGGTTCAGATATTGAGATGTGCGAAAAAATCCCGCTCAGGTCTGGAGCGGGAGGATGTATCCTCTTTAGTGCGGGTGTTTAAACCTGCGCTACCACTCCGAAAGCATGGGGCGTACGACGCCCCCAATAAGCAGCGATACGATGTCGAGTACAATGACAACCATGACGAACGAAGTCGCCAGAGCGCGAAGCTCTTGCGTCTTGTTCTTTGCAATGGCGATGGCCGAAGCCTTGGTCATAACTCAACTCCGCGCTACCCCGGATGGGTGCGTTATCCACATATAGCCAGAACTCTTTTCAAATTGCAAAGGGAAATTTGGAAAAATTTTTCGGCAATTCAAGATATTACGGCGATGCAGCAAAAAATTTTTTCTTCATTTTTTAAATTTCGGGTAAAATTATTCAAAAATGGGGGTAAAATCACGAAAAAGGGCAGGGCGGAAGGCTAAAAAACGCAACAATCTGTCCCCTGTATAATCGCATTCTTCCCTTACGGCAGAGCGGTGTCTTGTCATGCGCCATTTCCAGCCTATCATGGAGATTATAATGAGGGGAACCGCCATGAAGATATTCGCCGCCGCTGCCATCGCGCTCTGCCTGGCCCTGCCGGCTTTTGCGGATGACGTCCGGAAACCGGGTGATTATCCGCTTGGTCCCGATTCCAGGTCCAGGCGGTGCCGCACGGACAGGTGATCGGGCCGGTGGAGTTTCACTCGAAAGCGATTCCCGGCACAGTGCGGCGCTACTGGGTCTATGTGCCGGCGGGCTACAGCGCCACCACACCTCCCAACCTGCTGGTGTTTCAGGACGGCCAGCGCGCGCTCAATCCGGGCGGGCCGCTGCGCATCAATACGGTGCTGGATAATCTGATTGCGAAAGGTGATATCCCGCCGACGCTCGGTGTCTTCGTCACGCCCGGCAATGTCAGCGAGCACTATCCCGATAATCTTGGCATGAACAATCCGGACCACCGCGCCGAGGAATATGACGCCCTGAGCGACGATTATGGAAAGATGCTGCTCGATGAGCTGCTGCCGGAAGTGGCGAAGACCTACGCCTTTTCCAGTGATCCGAAAAAACGCATTATCGGCGGCACGTCATCCGGGGCCATCGCGGCCTTTACCGTGGCCTGGAATCATCCGGACGCCTTCGGCAATGTCATCAGCATGATCGGCAGTTTCACCTCGATCGGTATGCATCCGGCGACCGCGACCACACCGTTCATCCCCGGCGGCGACACCTATCCCGGCCTTATTCGTAAATCGAAGATCCGGCCTTTACGCATATTCATGCAGGACGGCTCGAACGATCTCGACAACGAACACGGCAACTGGTTCCTCTCCAGTCAGCAGATGGTCAAGTCTTTCGAATGGGCCAATGCCAATGCCAATGCCGATCAGTGGAAACTTGGTCCGGCGCGTTATGATCTCAAATATGTCTGGGGTGACGGCAGCCATTCCGACCAGCACGGCGGCTCGATGCTGCCGGATATCCTGCGCTGGATATGGCGGGATGAGGGGAAGTGAGTAAAGTAAGAAAGCCCACCACCACGCCTTTCAGGCGTGCTCCCCGGCACCGGCCGCCCGGCTCCCCGACAAGTCGGGGAGGTATAATAAGAGTATATTTGCTTACTTATACCTCCCCAATTTATTGGGGAGGGGGACCGCACGACGCGCGTTAGCGCTAGATGCGGTGGTGGGGTTTCTTACTTTCTTGCCCCCGATACAAAATCATTGCCTAAAATCGGATGAGGACTATATAGACCCCCATCCCGCAAAGCCTTGCTGTGCTTATATTTGCTTACGCAGGTAACGAGTTTTTGTTTTACCGCACTTTTTAGCCCAAAAAGTGCGTCACACTTTTTGGAAAGTGCTCTGTCATGCCCGCCTTACGTTCCCGCACCACCACCTTCGGCCGCAACATGGCGGGCGCGCGGGCGCTCTGGCGGGCCACCGGCATGAAGAACGAGGACTTCTCCAAGCCGATCATAGCGGTCGTCAACTCTTTCACCCAGTTCGTGCCGGGTCATGTCCACCTGAAGGATCTCGGCCAGCTTGTAGCGCGCGAGATCGAGAAGGCCGGCGGCGTCGCCAAGGAATTCAACACCATCGCGGTCGATGATGGTATCGCCATGGGACACGGCGGGATGCTCTATTCGCTGCCGTCGCGCGACATCATCGCCGACAGTGTGGAATACATGGTCAATGCCCACTGCGCCGACGCCATGGTCTGCATCTCCAACTGCGACAAGATCACGCCGGGGATGCTGAACGCCGCCCTGCGCATCAATATCCCCGTCATCTTCGTGTCCGGTGGCCCGATGGAAGCCGGCAAGGTGGTTTGGCCCGACGAAACCGGCAAGGCCAAGACCCATGTGCTTGACCTCGTTGACGCCATGATGCAGGCCGGTGACGACCGCATTTCCGATGCTCAGGTTCAGGCCGTCGAAGAAGCCGCCTGTCCGACCTGTGGCTCGTGCTCGGGCATGTTCACCGCCAATTCGATGAACTGCCTGACCGAAGCGCTTGGCCTCTCCCTGCCCGGCAACGGCACGACCCTGGCCACCCACTCCGATCGCCAGCGCCTGTTCTGCGAAGCCGGCCGCACCATCGTTGATCTGTGCGAGCGCTGGTACGGCGAGGACGACGCCTCGGTCCTGCCGCGCTCGATCGCCACCAAGGAAGCGTTTGAGAACGCCATGACGCTTGACGTCGCCATGGGCGGCTCGACCAATACGGTGCTGCACATCCTCGCCGCCGCCCAGGAGGCCGGCGTCGATTTCACCATGCAGGACATCGACCGCATTTCGCGCAAGACACCGTGCATCTGCAAAGTGGCACCGGCCTCGTCAGAAGTACATATCGAGGATGTTCACCGTGCCGGCGGCATTGTCGGGATCTTGGGGGAACTGCATCGCGGCGGCCTGATCCATGGTGAACAGCCGACCGTCCACAGCCCGTCCATGGCCGCAGCCTTGGCCCACTGGGACATCAAGTCCTCCAACGACTCTTCAGTGGCCGAATTCTTCAAGGCGGCGCCGGGCGGCGTGCGCACCACCCAGTGCCTTCTCGCAATCGAAGCGCTGGGACGAACTCGACACCAACCGCCAGACCGGCGTGATCCGCTCGGTCGAGAACGCCTTCACTAAGGATGGCGGCCTGGCCGTGCTTTACGGCAATATCGCCGAAAAGGGCTGCATCGTGAAAACCGCCGGGGTCGATGAATCGATCTGGAAATTCACCGGCAAGGCGCGCGTGTTTGAATCGCAGGACTCGGCGACGACGGCAATCCTGAATAACCAGATTGTCGAAGGCGATGTCGTGGTCATCCGTTATGAAGGCCCCAAGGGCGGACCGGGGATGCAGGAAATGCTGTATCCGACCACCTATCTGAAATCCAAGGGCCTGGGCAAGGCCTGCGCCCTGCTGACCGACGGCCGTTTCTCCGGCGGCACCTCCGGTCTCTCCATCGGCCACGCCTCGCCGGAAGCGGCGGCGGGCGGCCTGATCGCCCTGGTGGAAGACGGTGACTCCATCGAGATCGATATCCCCAACCGCACCATCCATTTGGTGCTGTCCGACCGCGAGATCGCCGAACGTCGCGCCGCCGAAGAGCATCGTGGCGCGGAGGCCTACACGCCGAAGAACCGCGAACGTTATGTTTCCAAGGCGCTGCAAGCCTATGCGGCGCTCGTTACCTCGGCCGATACCGGCGCCGTGCGTGACCTGGGGCAGTTGAAGAAGTAAGTTCTAAAGGCGCCCCTGCTCATCCGTCTGCAATGGCCGTGATACGGTGGTGTGGCCGAAGGTGGAAACCGGATAGGTCAGGGCCGGAGCGGGTTCCGGCGCTGGCGTTTCTGATGGCGCGGCGCTGGTTATCATCCCCAGAAGGCGCTCGGTTTCCTGTCGCGGCCGCCTCAGGCGGTCGCGGAGCCCGCGTGCCAGCCAGTCGCCGATCGGCAGGCCGATCACAAAGGCGGCCAGCAGAATGAGAAAGCCCTGTAGCATCAGGAGAATCATGAGCGCCGGCGCCTTTTCCGGCTGATCCAGCGTTCGGCGAAGCCGCAGGCAATGCCGAGACACAAGGCGATGACTATGGCGCCGCGCAGTTCATAGATCAGGTAGATCATGGGGCTATCCTGATCCGGGTCACCGGCCCCCGAACCGGGCCATAGCCGCCCGGCAGGGTTTTGACGGCCTCAATGGCCGGCTTGAGGTCCTGGGCCAGGCAGGGGGCTGCCACATCACCGGACTGGGGGCGGCAGGCAAAGGTCACCGTTTGGCCATCCACCTGGGCTTCGATATCAGTCAGGCCCCGGTCGGCCAGGGCCAGATCCATTTCCGATTGCAGGCGCGTCTCGACGGTCCGGCCGGCACGGGGCAGAACCAGGGCGGAGAGAACAACCAGCGCCACAAAACCCGAAAAATAGATTGCCCCCCGCTTCACTCAACGCCCCCGAAGCTTTCTGCCGCGAAATTAACAGCCACTAAGCGAAAGGTTAATGCTTTACGCCAGGTTGCACAACGGCAGTGCGGCATAAATACGCCTGGTGTCACCTAAATACCTCGCATATGCACTGAAAAGGCACGCGACAGGCCGCCGATTTGCTGTAGATTTGGCACCAGAACAGCGGAGGGCGGAATGGACAGGCGGTTTTTACTGACGGGCATTGTGAGCCTGGGGGCGATGGGTTTTGCGAAGGATGCCCTGGCAAAACTGTCCAATGCGGATGCGCAAGCCGGATTGCGCGCGGCCCTGAAACAGGGCGCGGATACGGCCGTGACGCATCTCTCTCAGACCAATGGCTACTGGGGCGATCCCCAGATCCGCATTCCCCTGCCGAAGCCGCTGGCCAGCGCGCAAAAGCTGCTGAAACCGCTCGGCCAGTCCGGCCTGCTCGATGACCTGCATCTGCGTATGAACCGCGCCGCCGAAAGTGCCGCCCCGGTGGCGCGCAGCCTGTTCGTCAATGCCATCCAGACCCTGACCATCAATGATGCGGTGGGCATCATCAGGGGCGGCAATACGGCCGGCACACTCTACCTGCAAAAGAAGACGACGCCGGCCCTGACAGCCGCCTTCACCCCGCCAATGGAAAACGCCATGCAGGCCAGCGGCGCGGTTGACTATTTCGACCGGGCGATCAAGCGCAATAACCTGAAAAGCTATTTCCAGACCGATGCCAAAACCTATCTTGGCCAGTACGCCACCGGTCTTGCCCTGCAGGGCCTGTTTATCTTTGTCGGGCGTGAGGAAACCGCCATCCGCCGTGATCCGGCCAAGCGGACCGCGCAGATTCTGAAGACGGTCTTCGGCTGATTCAGGCGCGCTTTTCTTCCGCCGCCGCCAGCCAGGCCGGCACATCCGCGTCCGTCATCGGCTCGGCGAAGTAATAGCCCTGCACCATCCGGCAGCCGAGTTCGCGTAAGATGGCCAGTTGCGCCGCCGTTTCCACGCCCTCGATGATGCAGTCCAGTTCCATATCGGTGCAAAGC
This sequence is a window from Asticcacaulis sp.. Protein-coding genes within it:
- a CDS encoding ACT domain-containing protein; this translates as MSHLIHIELDRLEGSLLRILGLVERRGFNIDGAELYDLGEDKRGLSLTVRPRDPSRNTDILGLQIDRLYGIRRLAGDPRGASAPAAKSKVSA
- a CDS encoding DUF4197 domain-containing protein, with amino-acid sequence MDRRFLLTGIVSLGAMGFAKDALAKLSNADAQAGLRAALKQGADTAVTHLSQTNGYWGDPQIRIPLPKPLASAQKLLKPLGQSGLLDDLHLRMNRAAESAAPVARSLFVNAIQTLTINDAVGIIRGGNTAGTLYLQKKTTPALTAAFTPPMENAMQASGAVDYFDRAIKRNNLKSYFQTDAKTYLGQYATGLALQGLFIFVGREETAIRRDPAKRTAQILKTVFG
- a CDS encoding branched-chain amino acid transaminase, encoding MTKLADKIWLNGQMVAWEDAKVHVLTHALHYGTSVFEGIRAYDTPNGSVGFRLRDHLVRLEDSARIYGIKIPYTLDQMIAACKDTLTANGLKSAYWRPVAFLGENGLGVTPKGDNIKVDFAVAAFPWGAYLGEEGLQKGVDVCISSWQRAAPNTIPTAAKMGGNYLSSYLIGKEARGRGYAEGIGLGTDGRLSEGAGENLFLIMNGKIHTPPVAASILGGITRDSIIKLAKADGIEVIEQALPREMMYLADEIFMCGTAAEITPIRSVDDIPTRAAGPGKVTKRLMTLFHGLFNGTTEDRFGWLDPIQAPVPAE
- a CDS encoding dihydroxy-acid dehydratase, whose product is MQSQINTQSATRFNGSAAVVRASQATKMGEFAILHGSLAPAGCVIRLDGFTTEAYDGRARVFESAGDALAAVHAGRIHDCDIVIIRHEGDRAYRADDLGDISAALEGTGIERVTLITDGHIGACSGAIIGQVAPSASARGPIAYVNDDDIIHIDIAARRIDILADIDMRRAARMQKPGQKTFGAGALEKYARMVTSVTRDGSF
- the ilvC gene encoding ketol-acid reductoisomerase, which codes for MKIYTNDDVSPDSLKGERIAIIGYGSQGRAHAQNLRDSGADVIVGVRKGGSGYEKATHDGLQTAEIKDAIADATIIAILTPDMSHADIYKDIIEPFAPKGAALLFAHGFSVLYGRVVPRADMDVILVAPKGPGDLVRREYQRGRGVPSLFAVDRDVTGTAARKALGYARGIGGTVGGVIETTFREETETDLFGEQAVLCGGTTELVLMGFETLVEAGYRPEIAYFEVLHELKLIVDLLYEGGFAKMHSFVSETCKYGDLVSGPRIINSETRERMREVLKDIQDATFAREWILENQAGRPRYNSLMNTDLNHPIEKVGKDLRGRMSWLQNKANVDA
- a CDS encoding alpha/beta hydrolase-fold protein; protein product: MPHGQVIGPVEFHSKAIPGTVRRYWVYVPAGYSATTPPNLLVFQDGQRALNPGGPLRINTVLDNLIAKGDIPPTLGVFVTPGNVSEHYPDNLGMNNPDHRAEEYDALSDDYGKMLLDELLPEVAKTYAFSSDPKKRIIGGTSSGAIAAFTVAWNHPDAFGNVISMIGSFTSIGMHPATATTPFIPGGDTYPGLIRKSKIRPLRIFMQDGSNDLDNEHGNWFLSSQQMVKSFEWANANANADQWKLGPARYDLKYVWGDGSHSDQHGGSMLPDILRWIWRDEGK